Proteins encoded within one genomic window of Luteitalea sp.:
- a CDS encoding AMP-binding protein encodes MMNPRYQTIPETLLALQDCTKYGARFADRTGNAQLYPYGDVVDRAMRVAGTLQRQGLQPGDRVAIVLPTSIHFFDAFLGTMLAGGVPTALYPPVRLGKLTEYFARTARALQQIGARFLVIDPQIGKLIGPAVESLHGLSHIFDAGDLLQDAAWHPIRPQADAPALLQFSSGTTTHPKAVTLSHRNLMHSLEMIDGFVSFLGNGERENGGVCWLPLYHDMGLIGCLFMGLYHPATLTYLRPEQFLAKPALWLQTISRYAAAASPAPDFAYGLCLSRISDEEMDGVDLSSWRIAFNGAEAIDPNVMQRFIDRFSRWGLRPEALTPVYGLAEAGLAVTFSDPAEPAVITEFDREALTRSGVAKPGSGRRLPSVGRSMPGLDVEVRDQEARLDDGSIGRIWVRGPSITNGYYNDPESTGRLLRDGWLDTGDLGFFHRDNLYISGRAKDLIIIRGRNYAPQEIETLLTDLPGLRRGCAVAVADSSAEGRERLVILAERDRRSPKPDDELVGSIRNTVLSGLALTPDVIELLPPGTLPRTSSGKLRRAEALRMYQTRQLRPPARTTRLALLRHVATSQLAWARHWLRRTINGSRADRHADADESPAAASARWPYRRPR; translated from the coding sequence GTGATGAATCCTCGCTACCAGACCATCCCGGAGACCTTGTTGGCGCTGCAGGACTGCACGAAGTACGGTGCCCGCTTCGCCGACCGAACCGGCAACGCGCAACTGTACCCCTATGGAGACGTCGTCGACCGCGCCATGCGTGTCGCCGGCACGCTGCAGCGGCAGGGGCTTCAGCCGGGCGACCGCGTGGCGATTGTGCTCCCCACGTCGATTCACTTCTTCGATGCGTTCTTGGGGACGATGCTCGCCGGCGGAGTGCCGACGGCGTTGTATCCACCGGTTCGACTCGGCAAGCTAACCGAGTACTTTGCGCGAACCGCACGCGCGCTGCAGCAAATCGGCGCGAGATTCCTTGTCATCGACCCGCAGATCGGCAAGTTGATCGGCCCAGCGGTCGAGAGCCTCCACGGGCTGTCGCATATCTTCGATGCCGGCGACCTGCTGCAGGATGCCGCGTGGCATCCGATTCGGCCTCAGGCGGATGCGCCTGCGTTGCTGCAGTTCTCCTCGGGCACGACGACGCATCCAAAGGCAGTCACGCTGTCGCATCGAAACCTGATGCACAGCCTGGAGATGATCGATGGTTTCGTCTCCTTCCTCGGTAACGGGGAGCGGGAAAATGGAGGCGTCTGCTGGCTGCCGCTGTACCACGACATGGGGCTGATCGGTTGCCTGTTCATGGGGCTCTACCATCCGGCCACGCTGACGTATCTGCGCCCCGAGCAGTTCCTCGCCAAGCCGGCGTTGTGGCTGCAGACGATATCCAGATATGCCGCCGCCGCATCGCCAGCTCCCGACTTCGCCTATGGTCTTTGCCTGAGTCGGATCAGTGACGAGGAGATGGACGGTGTGGACCTTTCGAGCTGGCGTATTGCCTTCAACGGCGCCGAGGCCATTGATCCGAACGTGATGCAGCGCTTCATCGACCGATTCAGCCGGTGGGGACTACGACCCGAGGCGCTCACGCCGGTGTATGGCCTTGCCGAAGCTGGGCTCGCCGTGACCTTTTCCGATCCTGCCGAGCCAGCCGTGATCACCGAGTTCGACCGCGAGGCGCTGACGAGATCGGGCGTCGCCAAGCCGGGATCCGGCCGGCGGCTGCCCTCGGTCGGACGCTCGATGCCTGGTCTCGATGTCGAGGTTCGTGATCAGGAAGCTCGGCTCGATGACGGTTCGATCGGACGCATTTGGGTCCGCGGCCCCTCGATCACAAACGGGTACTACAACGACCCGGAGTCGACCGGGCGCCTGCTTCGTGATGGCTGGCTCGACACGGGCGACCTCGGATTCTTCCATCGCGACAATCTGTACATCTCCGGTCGTGCGAAGGATCTCATCATCATCCGCGGCCGGAATTATGCGCCGCAAGAAATCGAAACGCTCCTCACCGATCTACCGGGGCTTCGGCGTGGTTGCGCCGTGGCCGTCGCGGACTCATCGGCTGAGGGCCGCGAGCGGCTGGTCATCCTCGCCGAGCGTGATCGGCGGAGCCCAAAGCCAGACGACGAGTTGGTCGGCTCCATCCGCAACACCGTGCTGAGCGGCTTGGCGCTGACCCCCGACGTCATCGAGCTGCTGCCTCCCGGCACGCTTCCTCGCACATCGTCTGGAAAGCTGCGCCGCGCCGAGGCCCTCCGCATGTACCAGACGAGACAGCTGCGACCACCCGCGAGAACCACTCGACTGGCATTACTTCGGCACGTGGCGACGTCGCAGCTTGCCTGGGCTCGTCATTGGCTGCGCCGCACGATCAACGGGTCACGCGCCGATCGCCACGCAGATGCTGACGAAAGTCCAGCGGCCGCCTCGGCGAGGTGGCCCTACCGTCGTCCACGGTAG
- a CDS encoding FtsX-like permease family protein, protein MPLASRRGRGSWGCSLRRALLVEGLRSASSRSSVSSHHSPHAKTLCYTELVDTSTPSVLLVMLTIAATVALLLGVVGIYAVIAYIATQRTREVGIRMALGAQTRDVRRLFLRHGLMLTLIGVVLGVGGAMLLTRLMSALLFGVSPLDPTTYAAVSVILVAVALLAMYLPARRASRIDPIVALRSDG, encoded by the coding sequence ATGCCGTTGGCTTCTCGGCGCGGGCGAGGTTCGTGGGGCTGTTCGTTGAGGAGAGCGCTCCTGGTCGAGGGGTTGCGCTCCGCGAGCTCGAGGTCTTCGGTCAGCTCCCACCATAGCCCGCACGCAAAGACGCTCTGCTACACCGAGCTCGTCGACACAAGCACGCCTAGTGTCCTGTTGGTCATGCTCACGATTGCCGCCACGGTCGCGCTTCTGCTCGGCGTTGTGGGGATCTACGCGGTGATTGCCTACATCGCAACGCAGCGGACTCGCGAGGTCGGCATCCGCATGGCGCTCGGCGCGCAGACTCGCGATGTGCGCCGGCTGTTTCTGCGTCATGGGCTCATGCTGACGCTGATCGGCGTTGTGCTCGGCGTTGGCGGAGCGATGCTGCTTACTCGCCTGATGTCCGCCCTGTTGTTTGGCGTTAGCCCGTTGGACCCGACGACCTACGCTGCGGTATCAGTAATCCTCGTGGCTGTCGCGCTTCTGGCGATGTATCTCCCCGCCCGCCGCGCCTCCCGCATCGACCCCATCGTCGCCCTGCGGTCGGACGGGTGA
- a CDS encoding PKD domain-containing protein, whose protein sequence is MTRTIGTRRRLACLLVVIVSAASLAELAQAQVRVPDGFDERLAVDVGLPPTALAFTPDGRMLIATQSGRLLVKVGDELLPTPAVDLSSRICSNVERGLLGVAVDPAFAENHYIYLYYTFNKHGTCETNSRLVPVNRVSRVVLGDDNLVDAETELILLDNIPSTGGNHNAGDLRFGPDGYLYVAVGDGGCDYLFDSGCAGANNAARDPHVLLGKILRITRDGGIPPTNPFQGPGTAPCRLTGRAEAGLACRETFASGLRNPFRFAFDTDAATPRLLINDVGQNQWEEINLGVPGADYGWNEREGPCVAGSRDDCGQPPQGLTNPLHAYSHSTGCGSITGGAFVPAESAWPAEYVGTYLFADFNCGKIFALGPGAGGDYQSTTFADGFGTSSIVTMTFGPVGGRLGLYYATYRGGGEVRVITFEDSGNRAPTAAATATPRSGGTPLTVLLDATGSSDPDGDRLSFAWDFGDGTPTQYGPRLIHTYTSARTYTAEVTVRDASHESRASVRIDVGNRPPAPTILSPAPGFRFSVGQTVVLNGRAWDREDGTFVPNLRWRVILHHGSHTHPFLPPTIGNGIEIVAPPPEDFPGATNSYLEIELTAVDSQGLAATVTQKLFPRWVGVTVTSVPAGLELYVNETPVQAPFTFIGWPGWQMRVIAPSQPAPGNADVWLVLDEWSDGGEADHLFVVPDAPTRLTARYRATGNLAVGHPAVASSASSAPPAMAVDGSDRTAWIGEAASPQWLFVDLGTPLSVERIRLKWGTQHAAAYSFWTSQDGVDWALLRRVGSDDGGIDDAVGFSARARFVGLFVEESAPGRGVALRELEVFGQLPP, encoded by the coding sequence ATGACACGGACAATCGGCACACGGCGACGTCTCGCGTGCTTGCTCGTGGTGATTGTGAGCGCAGCGTCGCTAGCAGAGCTGGCCCAGGCTCAGGTGCGAGTACCAGACGGCTTCGACGAGCGCCTGGCAGTCGACGTCGGCCTCCCGCCCACGGCTCTCGCCTTCACACCCGATGGCCGAATGCTCATTGCAACCCAGTCGGGCCGGCTTCTGGTCAAGGTGGGAGACGAGCTACTGCCAACGCCGGCGGTCGATCTCTCGTCGCGCATCTGCAGCAACGTCGAGCGTGGCTTGCTCGGCGTCGCGGTCGACCCGGCGTTTGCCGAGAACCACTACATCTACCTCTACTACACGTTCAACAAGCATGGTACGTGCGAGACCAACTCGCGCCTCGTGCCGGTCAACCGCGTGTCGCGCGTCGTGCTCGGCGACGATAACCTGGTCGACGCCGAGACGGAGCTGATCCTCCTCGACAACATTCCGTCGACTGGCGGCAACCACAATGCGGGCGATCTGCGCTTCGGCCCCGACGGGTATCTCTACGTCGCCGTTGGCGATGGCGGCTGCGATTATCTCTTCGATAGTGGCTGCGCTGGAGCCAACAACGCTGCGCGCGATCCGCACGTCTTGCTCGGCAAGATCCTTCGCATCACGCGCGATGGAGGTATTCCGCCCACCAACCCGTTCCAAGGTCCGGGCACGGCGCCGTGCCGCTTGACGGGGAGAGCCGAGGCCGGCCTAGCCTGCCGCGAGACGTTTGCATCGGGCCTGCGAAATCCCTTTCGTTTCGCGTTCGATACGGATGCAGCGACACCGCGCTTGCTCATCAACGATGTCGGGCAGAACCAGTGGGAGGAGATCAACCTGGGTGTCCCCGGCGCCGACTACGGCTGGAACGAGCGGGAAGGTCCCTGTGTCGCGGGGTCGCGCGACGACTGTGGTCAGCCGCCCCAGGGCCTGACGAACCCGCTCCACGCGTATTCGCACTCGACCGGCTGCGGGTCGATCACCGGGGGCGCCTTCGTGCCGGCGGAGAGCGCCTGGCCTGCCGAATACGTTGGCACCTACCTTTTTGCGGACTTCAACTGCGGCAAGATCTTCGCGCTCGGGCCGGGAGCCGGCGGAGATTACCAGTCCACGACGTTCGCAGACGGCTTTGGCACGAGCAGCATCGTCACGATGACGTTTGGGCCTGTCGGCGGCCGGCTGGGACTCTACTATGCCACCTACCGTGGCGGCGGCGAGGTGCGGGTCATCACCTTCGAAGACAGCGGCAACCGAGCACCAACGGCAGCTGCGACCGCGACGCCACGTTCTGGTGGGACGCCGCTCACCGTGCTGCTGGATGCAACCGGAAGCAGCGATCCAGACGGCGATCGACTCTCGTTCGCGTGGGACTTCGGCGACGGCACGCCGACGCAGTATGGCCCTCGGCTCATTCATACCTACACGAGCGCGAGAACCTATACGGCTGAAGTCACGGTGCGTGACGCAAGCCACGAGAGCCGGGCCAGCGTGCGCATCGATGTGGGCAACAGGCCACCGGCACCGACCATCCTTTCTCCTGCGCCTGGCTTTCGTTTCAGTGTAGGCCAGACCGTCGTTTTGAACGGCCGGGCGTGGGATCGTGAAGATGGGACGTTCGTACCCAATCTCAGGTGGCGCGTGATCTTGCATCATGGATCGCACACGCACCCCTTCTTGCCGCCGACGATCGGGAACGGCATTGAAATCGTCGCGCCGCCGCCCGAAGACTTTCCCGGGGCCACCAATAGCTATCTCGAAATCGAGCTCACGGCGGTGGACTCGCAGGGGCTCGCCGCTACCGTCACCCAAAAGCTCTTCCCCCGGTGGGTTGGCGTCACGGTCACGAGCGTCCCAGCTGGCTTAGAGTTGTACGTCAACGAGACCCCGGTCCAAGCACCGTTCACGTTCATTGGGTGGCCCGGCTGGCAGATGCGTGTGATCGCTCCATCGCAGCCCGCGCCAGGGAACGCCGACGTCTGGCTGGTGCTCGATGAGTGGTCCGATGGGGGTGAAGCGGACCACCTCTTCGTTGTCCCGGACGCGCCGACCCGCCTCACAGCGCGATATCGTGCCACCGGGAACCTCGCGGTTGGACATCCCGCGGTGGCCTCCTCGGCAAGCTCCGCACCGCCAGCCATGGCGGTGGATGGAAGCGATCGAACGGCCTGGATCGGCGAAGCCGCAAGCCCACAGTGGCTGTTCGTCGATCTCGGCACGCCGCTATCCGTCGAGCGCATCCGTCTCAAGTGGGGTACGCAGCACGCCGCGGCCTACTCGTTCTGGACCTCCCAGGATGGCGTCGACTGGGCGCTCTTGCGGCGCGTCGGCTCCGACGACGGCGGGATCGACGATGCCGTTGGCTTCTCGGCGCGGGCGAGGTTCGTGGGGCTGTTCGTTGAGGAGAGCGCTCCTGGTCGAGGGGTTGCGCTCCGCGAGCTCGAGGTCTTCGGTCAGCTCCCACCATAG
- a CDS encoding 3'(2'),5'-bisphosphate nucleotidase CysQ codes for MGTARGRRPARMSPRIDVMHDNSFRDLVPAVIEAAAAAGRCIEGVRAEGLGVATKSDLSPVTRADHEADALLRERLLALVPAGWLSEETADAPERLAQQLLWVVDPLDGTKEFIGGIPEYAVAIALVEEAQPVLSLVHNPARGDTYWAVRDHGAFLTQVHTADASQDHQRIRAAEGRNLLASRSECRSGEFAPFEAAWQITSMGSIAYKLAQVACGSAAVTFSRGPKHEWDVCAGALLVSEAGGRVSDVFGAPLQFNQPFPKVKGILAGAPHAYANALQELAQIGASARMNELTDPPASLQRS; via the coding sequence ATGGGAACGGCCCGCGGGCGGCGGCCTGCTAGAATGTCGCCCAGGATAGATGTGATGCATGACAACTCGTTTCGAGATCTCGTTCCGGCGGTAATCGAGGCCGCAGCGGCCGCAGGACGATGTATTGAAGGCGTGCGTGCCGAAGGATTGGGGGTCGCGACCAAGTCGGATCTGTCCCCCGTCACCCGTGCAGATCACGAGGCGGACGCGCTGCTCCGCGAGCGCCTGTTGGCGCTCGTGCCGGCTGGCTGGCTGTCCGAGGAGACGGCAGATGCTCCCGAGCGGCTCGCGCAGCAACTGCTGTGGGTGGTAGATCCGCTCGATGGCACCAAGGAATTCATAGGCGGGATTCCCGAATACGCCGTCGCCATCGCGCTGGTCGAGGAAGCCCAACCGGTGCTCTCGCTCGTGCACAACCCAGCACGAGGAGACACCTACTGGGCCGTCCGCGATCACGGCGCGTTTCTCACGCAGGTCCACACAGCTGACGCTAGCCAGGACCATCAGCGTATCCGTGCGGCGGAAGGACGCAACCTCCTGGCGTCACGCTCGGAATGCCGGTCGGGCGAGTTCGCGCCGTTCGAGGCGGCGTGGCAAATCACCTCGATGGGCAGCATTGCCTACAAGCTGGCGCAGGTGGCCTGCGGCAGCGCGGCCGTCACATTCTCGCGTGGCCCCAAGCACGAATGGGATGTCTGCGCAGGGGCCCTCCTCGTTTCCGAAGCGGGAGGACGCGTAAGCGATGTCTTCGGCGCTCCTCTCCAGTTCAACCAGCCGTTTCCAAAGGTCAAGGGGATCCTGGCCGGCGCACCGCATGCTTATGCCAATGCACTGCAAGAGCTGGCACAGATTGGGGCTTCGGCACGAATGAACGAGCTGACGGATCCGCCCGCGTCCCTCCAGCGTTCCTAG
- a CDS encoding bifunctional sulfate adenylyltransferase/adenylylsulfate kinase — MSTDHLIAPHGEKLTALVADAERANELKLESRDWPSWDLTPRQLCDLELLLNGGFSPLAGFMVRSDYDRVCSEMRLSDGTLWPMPITLDVPDAVARGLQPGARLALRDPEGVMLAALTCEDIWQPDREAEAQAVFGTGDRTHPGVRHLLDSTHPYYIGGRLEGVQAALHYDYRGLRHTPEELRKEFARLGWRRIVAFQTRNPMHRAHQELTLRAAKDVEASLLIHPVVGLTKPGDVDHYTRVRCYEALLPTYPHDTVKLSLLPLAMRMGGPREAVWHAIIRKNHGCTHFIVGRDHAGPGKDASGKPFYGPYDAQELLKTHEQELGVTMVPFKEMVYVEDLDKYVPSDEVPEGTRTLSISGTQLRSRLAEGRDIPGWFTFPQVVTELRRRHPPRHAQGCTIFFTGLSGSGKSTVANVLLVKFLEMGGRPVTLLDGDLVRKHLSSELGFSKEHRDINIRRIGFVASEITKNGGLAICAPIAPYDSVRKEVRGMIEPVGGFVLVYVSTPLDVCEGRDRKGLYAKARAGIIKEFTGVSDPYELPADADITIDTTEVSPEEAAQQILLHLEREGYVGVG, encoded by the coding sequence ATGTCCACTGATCACTTGATTGCACCGCACGGCGAGAAGCTGACGGCCCTTGTGGCAGACGCCGAGAGAGCCAACGAGCTGAAGCTCGAGTCGCGCGACTGGCCGTCCTGGGATCTCACGCCGCGGCAGCTCTGTGATCTCGAGCTGCTCCTGAACGGCGGCTTCTCGCCGCTCGCCGGATTCATGGTGCGATCCGACTACGATCGCGTCTGCAGTGAGATGCGCCTTTCTGACGGCACGCTCTGGCCCATGCCGATCACGCTCGACGTGCCGGACGCGGTTGCGCGCGGCCTCCAGCCAGGGGCGCGGCTCGCACTAAGAGACCCGGAGGGCGTCATGTTGGCCGCCCTGACCTGCGAGGACATCTGGCAGCCGGATCGCGAGGCGGAGGCACAAGCGGTCTTCGGCACGGGAGACCGCACACATCCTGGGGTGCGCCATCTCCTCGACTCGACTCATCCGTACTACATCGGCGGCCGCCTCGAAGGGGTGCAGGCTGCCCTGCACTATGACTACCGAGGCCTGCGGCACACGCCGGAGGAGCTCCGAAAGGAGTTCGCTCGTCTTGGGTGGCGCCGCATCGTCGCGTTCCAGACGCGGAACCCGATGCATCGGGCGCATCAGGAGCTGACGTTACGGGCGGCCAAAGACGTGGAAGCCAGCCTGCTGATCCATCCGGTCGTCGGCTTGACCAAGCCGGGCGACGTGGATCACTACACGCGGGTCAGGTGCTACGAAGCGCTGCTTCCCACGTATCCTCACGACACGGTCAAGCTGTCCCTGCTTCCCCTGGCCATGCGCATGGGTGGGCCTCGTGAAGCGGTGTGGCACGCAATCATCCGGAAGAACCACGGCTGCACGCATTTCATCGTGGGACGCGATCATGCGGGGCCGGGCAAGGATGCTTCAGGGAAGCCGTTCTATGGCCCGTACGACGCGCAAGAGCTCTTGAAGACGCATGAGCAAGAGCTGGGCGTCACGATGGTGCCCTTCAAGGAGATGGTGTACGTCGAGGACCTCGATAAGTACGTTCCAAGCGACGAAGTCCCCGAGGGAACCCGAACGCTTTCGATCTCGGGCACTCAGCTCAGATCACGGCTCGCCGAAGGCCGCGACATTCCAGGCTGGTTCACGTTTCCTCAGGTCGTCACAGAGCTTCGGAGGCGCCATCCGCCGCGTCACGCGCAGGGATGCACGATCTTCTTCACGGGGTTGTCCGGGTCCGGAAAATCGACGGTCGCAAACGTGCTTCTGGTGAAGTTCCTCGAAATGGGCGGGCGCCCTGTCACGCTGTTGGACGGCGATCTCGTTCGCAAGCATCTGTCGTCGGAGCTTGGCTTCTCGAAGGAGCACCGCGATATCAACATTCGCCGGATTGGCTTCGTCGCCTCCGAAATCACGAAGAACGGCGGCTTGGCCATCTGCGCGCCGATTGCGCCGTATGACTCCGTGCGGAAGGAAGTCCGGGGCATGATCGAGCCTGTTGGCGGCTTCGTTCTGGTGTACGTCTCTACGCCGCTGGACGTCTGCGAAGGGCGGGATCGAAAGGGGCTCTACGCAAAAGCCCGCGCCGGTATCATCAAGGAGTTCACAGGCGTGTCGGACCCGTACGAGCTGCCCGCCGATGCCGACATCACGATCGATACGACAGAGGTGAGCCCGGAAGAAGCCGCGCAGCAGATCCTTTTACATCTGGAGCGGGAGGGATACGTGGGAGTCGGATAG